In Zingiber officinale cultivar Zhangliang chromosome 3B, Zo_v1.1, whole genome shotgun sequence, a single window of DNA contains:
- the LOC122056034 gene encoding probable galacturonosyltransferase 15: MNLVKPAPARRIHHRFAVPAVLLAALFLPFVFIRAAFLALDARAASISCLGWRIGPRLLLDPPQDFTKELSRVYLEKGGQELDPQLVTAAPDSMEDLISEMSSSDQHLDLRSFLLKTKAMLLKMDQKVQSARLQAVIFRHLASVGLPKSIHCLTLRLAQLYLINAAARSSLPPPEYASRLTNNSYHHIALITDNVVAAAVVVSSTISSCADPEKLVFHIVTDKKTCNSMHAWFALHSFLPAVVEVRGLHQFDFPPDANAVIMKTVEELRQSSSAYRYYRGSGKEYRRLLALRPSMFSLLNYMWIHLPELFTKLEKLIFLEDDVVVQRDLTPLWHLELQGLVMGAVSSQDSDEVLNTGPCVGKMFADYLNFSNSLLSSPLLGLQHNSCAWLQGLNIFDLQAWRKNNITRAYQHWLKLNRESGFTLWPMGSLPPALIAFNKQNLQIEHSWLLTGLGWRMPDPDELESAAVIHFSGAGKPWLETGHAELQRIWQSHLNHSDELISSCMVI; encoded by the exons ATGAATCTCGTCAAACCAGCGCCGGCTCGGCGGATCCATCATCGCTTTGCAGTCCCCGCCGTCCTCCTCGCCGCCCTCTTCCTCCCCTTCGTCTTCATCCGCGCCGCCTTCCTCGCGCTCGATGCCCGCGCCGCTTCCATCA GTTGCTTAGGGTGGAGGATTGGGCCTCGATTGTTACTCGATCCGCCTCAG GATTTTACTAAGGAATTAAGTAGAGTTTACTTGGAAAAAGGGGGGCAGGAGTTAGATCCCCAGTTGGTGACTGCTGCACCGGACTCTATGGAGGATCTGATATCTGAAATGAGTTCTTCCGATCAACACCTTGACCTGAGGTCATTCTTGTTGAAGACCAAGGCGATG CTACTGAAGATGGACCAGAAAGTTCAGTCTGCAAGGCTTCAAGCGGTAATCTTCCGGCACTTAGCTTCAGTTGGGCTTCCAAAGAGCATCCATTGCCTTACATTGAGGTTGGCACAGCTGTACCTTATAAATGCTGCTGCTCGATCTTCTCTGCCACCACCTGAATACGCCTCACGGTTGACAAACAACTCTTATCACCACATTGCACTCATAACCGACAATGTAGTTGCTGCTGCCGTTGTGGTCTCATCCACCATATCTAGTTGTGCTGATCCTGAGAAACTAGTGTTCCACATTGTCACTGATAAGAAAACTTGCAACTCAATGCATGCCTGGTTTGCTCTCCACTCTTTCCTTCCTGCAGTGGTGGAGGTAAGGGGACTTCACCAGTTTGACTTTCCTCCTGATGCGAATGCTGTGATCATGAAAACTGTAGAGGAACTCCGTCAGAGCTCGTCTGCTTATCGCTACTACAGGGGATCAGGTAAAGAATACAGAAGACTTTTAGCTCTCAGACCAAGCATGTTTTCACTCTTGAACTATATGTGGATACATCTTCCTGAG CTCTTTACAAAATTAGAGAAGTTGATTTTTTTGGAAGATGATGTGGTGGTTCAGAGAGACTTAACACCCCTTTGGCACTTAGAACTACAAGGGCTTGTCATGGGTGCAGTAAGTTCACAGGACTCGGACGAAGTGCTGAACACTGGACCTTGTGTTGGGAAGATGTTTGCCGACTACCTAAATTTCTCGAATTCCCTGCTTTCATCACCATTACTTGGGCTGCAGCACAATAGTTGTGCATGGTTGCAAGGCCTAAACATATTTGATCTGCAAGCATGGAGAAAGAACAACATCACCCGTGCTTACCAGCACTGGCTCAAATTG AATCGCGAGTCTGGATTCACGCTATGGCCGATGGGATCACTGCCACCAGCTTTAATAGCATTCAACAAACAGAATCTGCAGATCGAGCACTCATGGCTTCTGACAGGACTAGGTTGGCGAATGCCTGATCCTGATGAACTCGAATCTGCTGCAGTCATTCATTTCAGCGGGGCAGGGAAGCCATGGCTTGAAACCGGGCATGCTGAACTACAAAGAATTTGGCAAAGCCACTTAAACCATTCTGATGAGTTGATAAGCAGCTGCATGGTCATTTGA